The Salinicoccus roseus genome window below encodes:
- a CDS encoding DUF2382 domain-containing protein, with protein sequence MRKIETFNTEQEAVSRIDQLKTEGVDENQITIVSNRDLEAGGAFGDYSGVNVKSSEGSAWDKVVSFFTGDAPEDQAVNNMNLTAAEEQEYREALDADKILLYVDGTSTVEGQGTGVAGGPAAGAAGARADRDLDDRDLNDRDRADRNVTTDEESLKLHEERLNVDKENVKTGEVNIDKHTETERQEFDVPVEREEVTVERRPVDGDRPVRDGEIGDDNDSIRVPVNEERVNVNKEDVVSEEVVVKKDKVRDTEHVSEDVRREDVDIDENTTGRTRDGVGRDGLRDDDETLRDSLRDDARRDDKL encoded by the coding sequence ATGCGTAAGATCGAAACATTCAATACTGAACAGGAAGCAGTCAGCAGAATCGATCAGCTTAAGACCGAAGGCGTAGACGAAAATCAAATTACAATCGTATCCAATCGTGACCTTGAAGCCGGTGGCGCATTCGGCGACTATTCCGGTGTAAACGTCAAGAGTTCCGAAGGCAGTGCATGGGATAAAGTCGTGTCATTCTTCACAGGTGATGCGCCTGAAGACCAGGCAGTAAACAATATGAATCTGACAGCTGCAGAAGAGCAGGAATACAGGGAAGCACTTGATGCAGATAAGATTCTCCTTTATGTAGACGGCACTTCAACAGTTGAAGGCCAAGGCACAGGCGTTGCAGGCGGACCGGCAGCAGGTGCTGCAGGTGCACGTGCAGACCGTGACTTAGATGACAGGGATCTCAACGACAGAGACCGTGCCGATAGGAATGTTACTACAGACGAAGAGTCACTCAAGCTCCATGAAGAGCGGCTGAACGTCGACAAGGAGAACGTCAAGACCGGCGAAGTCAACATCGACAAGCATACTGAAACAGAGCGTCAGGAATTCGATGTTCCGGTAGAGCGTGAAGAAGTTACAGTAGAGCGGCGTCCTGTAGATGGCGACCGTCCAGTCCGTGATGGCGAAATCGGTGATGACAATGATTCCATCAGGGTACCGGTCAATGAAGAACGCGTCAATGTAAATAAAGAAGACGTCGTTTCTGAAGAAGTCGTCGTCAAGAAGGATAAAGTCAGAGATACTGAACATGTCTCCGAAGATGTCCGTCGTGAAGATGTCGATATCGATGAGAATACGACCGGCCGTACCAGAGATGGTGTCGGCAGGGACGGTCTCAGAGATGACGATGAAACATTGAGGGACAGCCTGAGGGATGACGCGAGAAGAGACGATAAACTATAA